The Oscarella lobularis chromosome 4, ooOscLobu1.1, whole genome shotgun sequence nucleotide sequence ACAGCCGCTACGCCGTTTGAGTCTCTTATAGTCAGTGGAACGTTTTCTGAGTCTACATTTATCTATCCTATGTTCATGACGGGTAACCGACACCTGGTCAATCCGCAGAATCTTCACCTGGAAAAAGGCTCTATGGCATATATTGGTGACAGTGTACCAGTCCTTACAGCTACACTCTATGGCCGAATCTTCACTGAATAATTTAGAGACTAAATACTATCATTAGTGAGAATTCTGTGTTTCACAGTCACGTTTGCGTGATCACTATGTAAATGAGCTGGTTTCTCAAATTCAATGTTGTAAATTAGGTCTGGTCATAGCATGCTACTAAACTTGTTGCTTGGAGCTCTCCGAGAAATCCGGGAAGAAAATTAAGAACTGCGAGGCTTACCTCGTTGGGAGTTTTCATCCTGTAGTTGTGCGTAATTATAGGGGTCTGGTTGTGCGCGGAGAATCACATGACTTCGCCGTCTAACGGAAGCGGAAGAATGCCGAgcgtttctttccttttccttctcgttCTCTCTCACTGTGCGGTCATTCCGAACGCCGCAAGCGACTACTACGTTGCCGCGGTCGCAGAGCACGATCCAATTTTCGCCGAAGTTCCCTTCGATCCGAAGGACACGGCGAATTTATCGTCAGCTCTCCGAATCATGATGCTCAACGTCGACAAATACGAGCAATACATGACGCAAGCGAACGCGAGCGGCGCCCAAATCATCGTAGTGCCGGAAGGCGGCATGCTGGGCGGCGAAGAGTCTCTCGCCTACATGCAAAACCTCCCCACACGAGACGAAATCTCCCAGCGAAACTTCGTCCCCTGCGACGACATCGACACATTCGCCAACGAGCCCGTGCTTCGCAGGCTGAGTTGCCTCGCGAGACGTTTTTCCATGGcgctcgtcgtcaatttggGCGACGTTCAGCCGTGTCAaccactcgtcgacgatcggtGTCCGCGTACGGGACTTTCCTTTTATAAcaccgacgtcgtttttgacACGGACGGAAAACTGCTCGCGAAGTATCACAAGCGGCATCTCTATATAAGAGAGCAGCTTTTTGTTCCGGCTGAAACCGTCGACTACGCTATCTTTGAGACGTCGTTTGGCGTCAAATTCGGCGTTTTTACTTGCTttgatattttttttgagaaaCCGGCTCATTTGCTCGTCACTAAGTACGGCGTTAGAAACATTGCTTTTCCTACGGCTTGGGTCAACGAGTTTCCTTATTTGGTCAGTACTGAAGTGCAGCAGGCCTATTCGAGAAGTATGGGCGTCAATCTTCTGGCTGCCAATCTTCACATTCCTAGGTGGGCGGGAACGGGGTCGGGAATTTATTCAAAGGGACGCGTCTTAGCGGAATTTATGAACtttcaaaacaaaacaaaagtaCTGATAGCCAGGGTTCCCGTGAATCCAGATAACAATGCATCTCTAATGTCACactatgacgacgacgagtacTACGACGAATACGAGGATGGCATATCAGGCAATCATCCCGCATTCATTTATAAGCCGTTTTATGGAAACGAGGGAAACGTAGACGTGTGCTACGAGAACCTGTGCTGTCATCTTAAATTTTCGCGAAGcgcgagagacgacgagctATACGCGCTGGGAGCTTTTAGCGGATTCAATACCAGCGAGGCGGAGAAATATAAAATGCAGGCGTGCACTCTGCTCAAGTGCGCTGGCACGCACCCATCATCGTGCGGTCAACAAGTTTTCAATGCCACTACGCCGTTTGAGTCTCTTATAGTCAGCGGAACGTTTTCTGAGTCTACTTTTATCTATCCTATGTTCATGACGGGTAACCGGCACCTGGTCAATCCGCAGAACCTTCACTTGGAAAAAGGCTCTATGGCATATATTGGTGACAGTGTACCAGTCCTTACGGCTACACTCTATGGCCGAATCTTCACTGAATAAACTAGAGACTAAATGTACTATCTATCATTAGTAAGAGTTTTATGGACAGTATCGCTTTTGCGTGGTCACTTGTTGTCTATCTCGCTATGTAAATGAGCCAgtttcaaattcaatttcgttGTAATTTAGGTCTCACTTtccgagaagaaaattaACTATTGTGAGGCTTACTTCATTGGAAGTTGTTGTTGATCCGTAGGTGTACCGGCAACGTACCAGTATGAACTTCCTAAATCAACGAGAGCACGTAGTTGATCAATAAAATACCTATCGTGCATAGCTAGCTACCTTGAGCAGCAAATAAGCGTTAATTGCATAATGACAGTCCTAAAGAACGCTTTTAGGTTAAAGCTAAAGCTGTAGACAGCCTCCTCTCCTCTAGCTGGATTAGTATCATAAAAACAGTTAGTCCAAATTAGTTTTGAACCAAACGATTAATTTAGTGGACAGATTAAATAGTTCCGTGAGAAGCCCAGCTTCTTCCTCTAACATTTCTTTCCGCAGGTTCTTCCTTCCACACTTCGAGGACTCCTCTTAGCTTCCTGCTCGTTGTACCCACGGCCTGTTTCGTCAACTGAGAAGATTCCTGTTGCGTCAAAACGCGTAGAGCACCAATTCTCTTAttcaacgactacaacggaGGAATCAAATTAGATCGAATAAACTTGCAGGTGAATTGCTATTTCAGACCCCGGTTCTCTTCCAGTTCATTCTTGCTGTCTCGTGCCTAATATCAGAGCCGACAACACGTTCTTTTGTTACCATTAGTGCGGGTATTCGTTGCCTTGATGTTCCTGAAACGAGAAAGTCTATGCCAAAAAAATTGCcgtaaaaaattttcaaaccCGGATTGTCTGTCAAATCGTTAAGATCAATGGTGTACATTTTCTGATACTTGAGCCTTTGCTTGTCGCTCAGCGACGACTCAAGCACCATCACAATTTTAGCCCACTGCGCAAAAACACATCACTTTACGCACTGCCAGTAATCAAAGAGCACGAACCTGTCTCTTCCATTCCATTGAAGCACGTACAGCAATCTGCCGAGAATAAATACAAGGCAGTGCATAAAATCCATCTAATAGCCGTACGTTCTGGTAAGTAGTAGTCATCATAGCAATTAACATGTTAAGTAAAAGAATGGCTGTCAGAACCATAAAAATGATAAAGAGAAACTGAGACAGTATAGCAAGTCGTCCGTTGTTGAGGGTTTCATactaaagagaaagcaaaCGTTGATGTTATACGCAGCTAAGGCCACTTTTTACTTCAAAAGATCCCAGCGTCATTAGAAAAGAAGCCATCATACTGTCGTAAGGAGTTCCAAACAGCTCGTCCTCCGAGtccttcaaaagaaaatgcaGAGCTGTAAAAAGGGGGTAGAGTCAGTAATAAAGTGAAGATGAATTGCTGGTCAAACTTGCCCTGTGAAAAACTAATCAGGAAAATCAGGTAGATAAAGCAAAAGCGAGCTATGTCAAGACGAATCATATCATAGATCATTGTCACAAAGGGTCCCACAGTCCTCGATCCTCTGACAAACACATACacatcttaattaattaattaattaaagtgaaACTTTGGCCTACCGACAGTAAAACAAAAGACAGAGCCAGGAACCAACAGCTATGATAGCCAACGTGACGTCCTCTAGGGAACGGTGCCCAACGAATCGCCCAATCACGGTCAGAATCATGAGACAGcaacaaaggagaaagaataACTTTGCTGGAGCATTTAACTAAAAAGGAGTGGATTGAGAGAGCGTATCCGATGCAGACGGTACTATCTCCAACCCACCCAACTTTGAATAGCTAATCGTGGACCTTTCACAAGTTCCCTGATAACATCGTAAGCAATGTAAGAGGCAGCGAAGACCACGGTGAGGCATTCAAAGAAAACTCGAGCCTTTATATAAACGGATTCGAGGAAAGTGGGATATGCGGCCTTTTCTCGCGTCTCACTATGTCCTTCGATGACTTGATCGACCTTAGGTCGCCGTCCCTTCGCGTGTAAATAGAAACGCTCAGAAAGGTCAGGTACAAAGCGAGACGAAATAAGCTTATCATGAACATGCGCTGAATGTGTGAAATTAAAGAAGCTCTATGGGACCTTTTAGACGATTTACCTTGGCAAACGTGTGCCACTTCTGATCCAGAAGGCGAGCGATGAGCGACGTCTCCAACATCTCGAGATGACCTTGCGTGTCGCCTTTCAACGTTATAGAAATAGCTGACTGGGAGTCCGTCTGTCCCGATAGCGGATCAATAGAGTCAATCCCCGTCAAATCGTGACTAGTGCACTCCGTCTTTCCAAAGGTCCAATGACGctgaaaaaaaggaaaaaaggtCCGTGAAACTAAAAGatttcaaaattcaaatgtACCTCTTTCTTGATATCCACAAGCAGCTCAAACAGTTCTTTCGTGCCAATCGATGCTGCCACCATCAGCGGAGTCCTATTGTAGTAGTTGGCCAAATCGTGCGGCATCACTGACGATGGAAACCCGGTCATAGCATAAACGCACATATCCTACCTAAAGACGTGAAGGACAGCTACGGCAAAgtgtcttaattaatgcgcACCTTCTGCTTGTG carries:
- the LOC136186270 gene encoding transient receptor potential cation channel subfamily V member 6-like; the protein is MANEATASPSVVALSETYRLTARPSMYKYLDFDGTGTLVDVLRAEGDAALVRYIKSDDFASNMYIESGVLVGREVDVPDYSPFALKKHNRLLRAELLKKIQNRPTVRRSVFWREDRRGHSFETPLLIACCLIPSRDSSPEDEKREGTSGDASARSLFTRLARCLIETYPQLVNDVYLGKEYFGESCIHFAIVNSNLDFLRFLVEKGSRLDHRACGTFFLPDDQRELHRLDQHCTQETDYRGDTYYGEYPLAFAASLGNQDIYAYLISKGANPNVQDSFGNTALHLMVIHKQKDMCVYAMTGFPSSVMPHDLANYYNRTPLMVAASIGTKELFELLVDIKKERHWTFGKTECTSHDLTGIDSIDPLSGQTDSQSAISITLKGDTQGHLEMLETSLIARLLDQKWHTFAKRMFMISLFRLALYLTFLSVSIYTRRDGDLRSIKSSKDIARVFFECLTVVFAASYIAYDVIRELVKGPRLAIQSWLNAPAKLFFLLCCCLMILTVIGRFVGHRSLEDVTLAIIAVGSWLCLLFYCRGSRTVGPFVTMIYDMIRLDIARFCFIYLIFLISFSQALHFLLKDSEDELFGTPYDSMMASFLMTLGSFEYETLNNGRLAILSQFLFIIFMVLTAILLLNMLIAMMTTTYQNIAVRASMEWKRQWAKIVMVLESSLSDKQRLKYQKMYTIDLNDLTDNPGTSRQRIPALMVTKERVVGSDIRHETARMNWKRTGSLNKRIGALRVLTQQESSQLTKQAVGTTSRKLRGVLEVWKEEPAERNVRGRSWASHGTI
- the LOC136186275 gene encoding pantetheinase-like, which codes for MPSVSFLFLLVLSHCAVIPNAASDYYVAAVAEHDPIFAEVPFDPKDTANLSSALRIMMLNVDKYEQYMTQANASGAQIIVVPEGGMLGGEESLAYMQNLPTRDEISQRNFVPCDDIDTFANEPVLRRLSCLARRFSMALVVNLGDVQPCQPLVDDRCPRTGLSFYNTDVVFDTDGKLLAKYHKRHLYIREQLFVPAETVDYAIFETSFGVKFGVFTCFDIFFEKPAHLLVTKYGVRNIAFPTAWVNEFPYLVSTEVQQAYSRSMGVNLLAANLHIPRWAGTGSGIYSKGRVLAEFMNFQNKTKVLIARVPVNPDNNASLMSHYDDDEYYDEYEDGISGNHPAFIYKPFYGNEGNVDVCYENLCCHLKFSRSARDDELYALGAFSGFNTSEAEKYKMQACTLLKCAGTHPSSCGQQVFNATTPFESLIVSGTFSESTFIYPMFMTGNRHLVNPQNLHLEKGSMAYIGDSVPVLTATLYGRIFTE